DNA sequence from the Janibacter sp. CX7 genome:
GCAGGAACTGGCCTGCGCTGCAGGCGATCCCGAGCGCCAGCGTGCTCACGTCGTTGGGCACCAGCCGCATGATGTCGCGGATCGCGAGCATCGCGGGGACGGAGCCGCCGGGGGAGTGGATCCACAGCGCGATGTCACTCGTCGGGTCGTCGGCGGCCAGCGACATCAGCTGGGTCATCAGCAGCGTGCCGTTGTCGTCGTCGAGGACGCCGTCGAGGACGAGGACTCGCTGTCGCTGCAGCTCTCGCCGGGTGCGGTCGTCGAAGGAGGTGGGTGTCGGTGTCTCGCTCATGGGTCCACCGTCGCGCGGCGCAGCGCGCCCGGCGGCACGAATCCGCCTGCGGCGGATCCGCCCACAGCAGAGGGGTCTAGCCTGCGGAGGGTGAGCACCGCGACTGCCGCCCCCACCATCTCCACCGTCGGCGAGCTGCGCGCCGCCGGCCACGAGGCCAAGCCCCTGCGGATCGAGATCCGCGACAACCTCCTGGCCCGCCTGCGTGCCGGGGAAGACCCCTGGCCGGGGCTGCACGGCTACGAGGACACGGTCATCCCGCAGGTCGAGCGGGCCCTGCTCGCCGGGCACGACATCGTCCTGCTCGGCGAGCGCGGTCAGGGCAAGACCCGCCTGCTGCGCACCATCGCCGGCCTGCTCGACGAGTGGACGCCGGTCATCGAGGGCTCGGAACTGGCGGAGCACCCCTTCGAGCCGATCACGCATGCCTCCCGCCGGCGGGCCGAGGCCGAGGGTGACTCCCTTCGCATCAGCTGGATGCACCGCGACGAGCGCTATGTCGAAAAGCTCGCCACCCCCGACACCTCCGTCGCCGACCTCATCGGCGACGTCGACCCGATGAAGGTCGCCGAGGGACGCTCGCTCGGCGACCCCGAGACGATCCATTTCGGGCTCATCCCGCGCAGCCACCGCGGCATCGTCGCGATCAACGAGCTGCCCGACCTCGCGGAGCGGATCCAGGTGGCGATGCTCAACGTCATGGAGGAGCGCGACATCCAGATCCGCGGCTACGTCCTGCGCCTGCCGCTGGACGTGCTCGTCCTCGCGAGCGCCAACCCCGAGGACTACACCAACCGCGGGCGGATCATCACGCCGCTCAAGGACCGCTTCGGCGCCGAGATCCGCACGCACTACCCGCAGGAGCTCGAGGCCGAGGTCGCCGTCACCCGGCAGGAGGCGCACCTCGTCGCCGAGGTCCCCGACCACCTGCTCGAGATCCTCGCCCGGTTCACCCGCAACCTACGGGCCTCCTCGTCCGTGGACCAGCGCAGCGGCGTGAGCGCCCGCTTCACCATCGCCGGGGCCGAGACCGTCGCCGCGTCGGCCTTGCACCGCGCGGCACGTCAGGACGAAGGGGAGGCCGTCGCCCGCATTGTCGACCTCGAGGCCGCGGTCGAGGTCCTCGGCGGCAAGATCGAGTTCGAGAGTGGCGAGGAGGGCCGCGAGCAGGAGGTCCTCACGCACCTGCTGCGCACCGCCGTGGCCGACACCGTCCGTCACCTGCTGCGCGGCATCGACCTCGGCCCGCTCGTGGCCGCGATCGAGGACGGCGCGGAGGTCGCGACCGGCGAGCAGGTCACGGCGCGTGACGTCCTCGACGCACTGCCGGCGCTGGGGGAGGCGCAGGTCTACGAGGAGCTCTTCGACCGGCTCGGGGCCACGAGCGACGGCGAGCGGGCCGCAGCCGCCGAGCTCGCGCTCGAGGGCCTCTACCTGGCGCGCAAGGTCGGCAAGGACTCTGCTGGGGGCGAGACCGTGTATGGCCAGTAGCCGCAGTCGATTTCGTCGCTACGCCGGGGGTGACCCGCTCGCCCCGCCCGTCGACATCGCCGAGGCGCTCGACGACATCGGCGAGCGGGTCATGGGCGGGTCCTCGCCCGAGCGGGCGCTGCAGGAGCTGCTGCGCCGGGGCACGTCCGACCAGATCGGGCTGGACGAGCTGTCCCGACGCATCCACGAGCAGCGGCGGGAGCTGCTGCAGCGGCACAACCTCGACGGCACCCTCCAGCAGGTGCGCGAGCTGCTCGACCGGGCCGTGCTCGAAGAGCGGGGGCAGCTGGCCCGGGACGTGCAGATGGACGACACCGACCGGGCCTTCGCCGAGATGAGGCTCGACGGGCTCCCTTCGTCCACGGCGGCGGCGGTGAGCGAGCTGCAGGACTACTCCTGGCAGTCCTCGCAGGCGCGGACCGACTACGAGCAGATCAAGGACCTGCTCGGCCGCGAGGTGCTCGACCAGCGCTTCGCCGGCATGAAGCAGGCGCTGGAGGGGGCCACGGACGAGGACCGTGCTGCCGTCGGGGAGATGCTGCGCGATCTCAACTCCCTGCTCGAGAAGCACCAGCGCGGCGAGGACACGCCGCAGGACTTCGACGACTTCATGGCCGAGCACGGGGAATTCTTCCCCGAGGGACCCCAGGACATCGACGAGCTCGTCGACGCGCTGGCCCAGCGAGCCGCCGCAGCCCAGCGGATGCTGGCCTCGATGACGCCCGAGCAGCGCCAGGAGCTCATGGAGCTGTCCGCGCAGGCCTTCGGCTCGCCCGACCTGATGGAGGCGCTGGGGCGGCTCGACGGCAACCTGCAGGCCATGCGTCCGGGAGAGGACTGGAGCGGGTCGGAGCGCTTCGGCGGTGACCAGGGGCTGGGCCTGGGCGACGGGACCGGGATGCTCCAGGACATCGCGAGCCTCGATGCCCTGGCGGAGCAGGTGTCGCAGACCTACGGCGGAGCACGACTCGACGACATCGACCTCGACGCCCTCGCCCGGCTCCTCGGTGAGGACGCCGCTGTCGAGGCCCGCGCGCTCCGCGAGCTCGAGCAGGCCCTGCGTGGCAGCGGGGCGCTGCGCCGGGATTCCGAGGGACACCTGCGGCTGACGCCCAAGGCGATGCGGCAGCTGGGCAAGGCCCTGCTGCGTGACATTGCGCAACGCATGTCCGGCCGTCAGGGCCAGCGCGACCTGCGACAGGCGGGCGCGGCGGGGGAGCGCTCGGGCGCGACCCGGCCCTGGGCCTTCGGCGACACCGAGCCGTGGGACATCCCGCGCACCGTGCTCAACGGCGTGCTGCGCCGGGCGGGTGCCGGCGCCGACGGTGGTCGGCTCATCACGACCGAAGACATCGAGGTGGCCGAGACGGAGGCGCGCACCCAGGCCGCCGTCGCGCTGCTCGTCGACACCTCCTTCTCGATGGCGATGGACGGACGCTGGGTGCCGATGAAGCGGACCGCGCTGGCGCTGCACACCCTGATCCGCACCCGCTTCCGCGGTGACCACCTGCAGCTGATCGCCTTCGGTCGGCACGCGCGCGTCATGGAGATCGAGGAGCTCACCGCGCTCGACGCCTTCTGGGACAAGGGGACCAACCTCCACCACGGCCTGCTCCTGGCACACCGGCACTTCCGCAAGCACCCCAACGCGCAGCCCGTGCTGCTCGTCGTGACCGATGGCGAGCCCACCGCCCATCTCGAGCCGCACGGGGAGACCTTCTTCGACTACCCGCCGCACCCCCTGACGATCGCGCGGACGGTGCGCGAGCTCGACGCGGTGAGCCGGCTCGGGGCGCAGACGACCTTCTTCCGGCTCGGCGAGGACCCGGGTCTTGCCCGCTTCATCGAGTCGCTCGCCCGGCGGGCGGACGGCCGGGTCGTGGCGCCCGAGCTCGACGACCTCGGCGCTGCGGTCGTCGGCTCCTATCTCGGCTCACGGCAGCCGGGCCGCGGAGACGAAGGGGGCGGCTACGGCGGCTGGTTCGGCGGCCGGGGCTTCTGGTTCGACCAGTGATGCCCGCCGCGACGGCGGGCCGGGGGCCGGTGCTGACCGATACGCCGTTGCTCCGTACGACGAACGGTTCGGCGTACGGAGCAACGGCGTACTGCGAGTGCTGAGAGGGCAGCCTCGACCCGTGTGGCTCGTCGTACGGAGCAACGGCGAAGTGCACGGGGCCGAGGGGGCAGCCTCGACCGATGCCGCTCGTCGTGCGGAGCAACGGCATGGCGCGCCGGAGCCCCGGTGGGTGTGTCAGGGCACGAGGTAGTCGGAGTCGCGCGCGTCGGTGATCGCCATCATCCCCGGTGCATGCCCGATGGCGAACGGCGGGCGGGACTGCATGATCGCCGCCTGCGGGGTCACGCCGCAGGCCCAGAAGACCGGGACCTCACCGGCGCGCACGGGCACAGCGTCGCCGAAGTCCGGCGACCCGAGGTCGCGGATGCCGAGAGCGGCAGGATCGCCGACGTGGACGGGCGCGCCGTGCACCGCGGGGTAGCGCGAGGTCACGCGGACCGCGGTGGCGACCTGGTCCGCAGGCATCGGCCGCATCGACACGACGAGCGGCCCGCCGATCTGGCCCGCCGACCGGCACTGCCGGTTCGTGGAGTACATCGGCACGTTGCTGCCGACCTCGATGTGGCGCACGGGTGCCCCGGCTTCGAGCAGCGCCGCCTCGAAGGTGAAGCTGCACCCGACGAGGAAGGCGACGAGGTCGTCGCGCCACACGTCGCGGACGTCGGTCACCTCGGCGACGAGCTCGCCGTGCTCGTAGACCCGGTAGCCGGGCAGATCCGTGCGCAGGTCGCCGTCGAAGATCGAGCAGGCCACCTCGCCCGGCTCCGTGACGTCGAGGACGGGGCACGGCTTGGGGTTGCGCTGGGCGAAGAGGAGCACGTCATAGGCCTGCTCGCGCGGCACCGCGATGAGGTTGGCCTGCGTGTAGCCCGCGCTCCAGCCGGAGGCCGGGACGGACAGCCCGTCGCGAAATCGCGCACGAGCCTCCATGGGGGACAAGGCGGCCGGGACGAGGTCAGCCACGGCGAACACTCCCTTCGAGCTCGAAGCGAAGGCGCTGGCCCGGCTGTGCCTGGGCCGCGCGCCCGATGTCGGCGGCGATGACGACCCCGATGACGGGGTAGCCACCGGTCACCGGATGATCGGCGAGGAAGAGCGTGGGCTGCCCGGTCGGCGGCACCTGGAGAGCTCCGGGCACCATGCCCTCGCTGCTGAGCTCACCCTCGCGGGCGCGCTCCAGCCGCGGCCCGGACAGGCGCATCCCGACCCGATCGCTCTCCGAGGTCACCTCGTACGTGCCGCCGAGGAGGGCGTCGAGGGCCGTGGGCTCGAACCAGTCGTCCCGCGGTCCGGGGACGACCCGCAGCCGCACCTCGCCGGTCGTCGGCGCGGCGACCGGCGCCAGGTCGACGAGCGGCACGGCGAAGGGAGCCCGTCCCACGGGCAGCAGGCTGCCGGGGGAGGGCACCGCCGGGCCGAGTCCGGCGAGGGTGTCGGTCGAGCGGGAGCGCAGCACCGGCTCGACGTCGATCCCACCGCGCACGGCGAGATAACTGCGCAGCCCGGCCGCCGCCGCCCCGAGCCGCAGCCGCGCCCCGTCCGGCAGCCAGGTCACCGCCGCGTGGCCCACTGGGACCCCGTCGACGGTCGCGGGGGTGGTCGCCCCCGTCACGGCGAACCACGTGCCGCCGACGGACCGCACCTCGAGCCCGCCGAAGGTGACCTCGAGGGCCGCGGCCCCCTCCCGGTTGCCGAGCAGCCGGTTGGCCAGCCGGAGCGAGCCCGGGTCGGCGGCGCCGGACCGGCCCACGCCCAGCCCGGCGAGCCCGACCCGGCCGAGGTCCTGGACGGTCGTCTGCGGCCCGGTCGCGAGGACCTCGATCGCCCGCGTCCCGGCCCCGGCCCGGGCCGCCGTCCCGGTCACCGCCCCGGTACTCACGACGACACCTCGACGTAGCGCACCGTCGTGCCGGGCACGAGCAGCGCCGGGGGCTCGCGGCCGATGTCCCACACCTTGAGCGTGGTGCGGCCGATCAGCTGCCAGCCTCCCGGGGACTCGCGCGGGTAGACGCTCGCGAACTCGCCGGCGATCGCCACGGACCCGGCCGGCACGCGCGTGCGGGGGTTGTCGCGTCGCGGCACCCGCAGCCGCTCGTCCCCGCCGATCATGTAGCCGAAGCCGGGCGCGAAACCGCAGAAGGCGACGGTCCACGGAGACCCGGTGTGTGCCTCGATGACGCCCCGCTCGCCGAGCCCGGTGATCCGACCCACCTCGGCCAGGTCCTCACCGTCGTAGACGACCGGGATCTCCACCTCACCCGTCGTGGCCCGCTCGTGGCTGCCGACGGTGACGCCCGAGACCTGCCGCGAGATCCGCTCCACGTCGGTCGCCCTCGGGTCGATCGTCACGAGCAGCGTCGACGCGGCCGGCACGAGGTCGATGACCCCCTCGGGCAGGTCCTCGTCGAGCTGGGCGTAGAGCGAGAGCACCTCGTCGAGGTCGCCGAGCTCGACGAGCAGCGCGGTGTCACCCGCGGGCATCAGCCTCATGCCGCCCCCAGGGCGAAGGGAGTGAGCCGCACCCCGGCATCCTCGAGCCCGGCGCGCACACGCCGGGCGATCTCGACCGCACCGGGGCTGTCGCCGTGCACGCACAGCGACCCGGCGGGGGCCGGCACGACGCTGCCGTCGACGGCGACGACCTCTCCCTTCGTCGCGATCCGGATGCACCGCTGCGCGATCTCGTCGGGTTCGTGGAGCACGGCGCCGGCCTCGCGTCGCGAGACGAGGGTGCCCTCGGGGGTGTACGCCCGATCGGCGAAGGCCTCGCCGACCGTCGTCAGGCCGGCCTCGCCGGCCAGCCGCAGCCAGGCCGAGCCGGGCAGGCCGAGGACGGGCAGCGTCGGGTCGTACTGCACGACGGCCGCGACGACCGCGGCGGCCTGCTCCTCGTGGTGGACGATGGCGTTGTAGAGCGCCCCGTGCGGCTTGACGTAGCGCACCCGCGTCCCGGCGACCCGGGCGAAGGCCTCGAGCGCGCCGATCTGGTAGAGCACGTCGTCGGTCAGCTCGGCCGGTGCGATGTCGATGAAGCGTCGCCCGAAGCCCGCCAGGTCCCGATAGCCCACCTGGGCGCCGATGGCGACGCCCCGGGCCGCGGCCTCCTCGCAGCTGTGGCGCAGCACCGACGAGTCGCCGGCATGGAATCCGCACGCGACGTTGGCGCTCGAGACCACCTCGAGCATCGCGTCGTCGTCGCCGAGGGTCCAGCGGCCGAAGCTCTCACCGAGGTCGGCGTTGAGGTCGATCTGCATCATCTGCTCCTGTCGTCGTACGTCGTGGTCGGTCCCGGGACTCACTGCTCCCAGAGGTCGACGATCCCGCTGAAGGACTCGTAGCCGAGGTAGATCGTCAGCAGCCACACGACGAGCCCGACGTAGGCCAGGACCTTGGGGTAGCGGTAGCCGCCGAGCAGGTCCCGCCGCATGAGTGCCACCCAGATGAGGATGCCGAAGCCGAAGGGGAGGATGAGGCCGTTGAGCGCACCGGCGAGGACGAGCAGCGTCGCCGGAGTCTGCCCGAGGGAGAGGTAGATGGCTGCGGAGAAGATGATGAAGCCGACGACGACCCACTGCGCGTGCCGCTTGATCGTCTCGCTGAAGGTCGTCAGGAAGCTCACCGAGGTGTACGACGCCCCGATGACGCTCGTGATGCTCGCGGCCCAGAGGATGACACCGAAGATGTGCAGACCGACCTTGCCGAGTGCCGACTCGAAGGCCACGGCCGGAGGGTTGTCGACCCCGACGAGGTTCACGCCACCGACGACGACTCCGAGGATCGCGAGGAAGAGCAGTGCACGCATGACGCCGGTGACGAGGATGCCGGTGATCGAGCCGCGGCTGATCTCGGCGACGCGCTCGGGGCCGGTGATGCCGGAGTCGACGATGCGGTGGGCGCCGGCGTAGGTGATGTAGCCGCCGACGGTGCCGCCGATGAGGGTGGTGATGATGAGGAACTCGACCTTGTCGGGCATCACGGTCTGCTTGAGCGCCTCGCCGTAGGGCGGCTCGGTCGCGACGGCGGCGTAGGCGACCATCGCGATCATCAGCACGCCGAGGACGACGACGATCCGGTCCATGGCCACGCCGGCGCGCTTGCTGACGAAGATGCCGATGGCGACGAGGGCGGAGATCGCACCGCCGATCTTGGCGTCGACGCCGAGCATCGCGTTGGCGCCCAGCCCGGTCCCGCCGATGTTGCCGATGTTGAAGACGAGCCCGCCGAAGACGACGAGTCCGGCGAGGACGTAGCCGAAGCCGGGGATCACCTTGTTGGCGAGGTCCTGGGCGCGCAGGCCGGAGACGCCGATGACGCGCCAGACGTTCAGCTGCACGGCGATGTCGACGATGATCGAGATGACGATCGCGAAGGCGAAGGCTGCGCCGAGCTGCGCGGTGAAGACGGTGGTCTGGGTGATGAAGCCCGGGCCGATCGCGCTGGTGGCCATGAGGAACATCGCCCCGAGGAGCGCGCCCTTCGTGGCCGTGGCGGCCGTGCCGGGGGGCTTCACCGATCCGGCGTCGTGGGTGTCGGGGCTGGGAGCCTGCGTCATCGGGGTTCTCCTGTCGCTCACGGGACCACCTCAGTGTGCTCCCGATCAGCCAAAGTAGCGATTGTTCAACAATCCCGCAATACCCCTATCGGCTAGAGTCGCCGCAGACCGGTGACGAAGGGGTGAGCGGGATGGCGGACGACTGGGTCGCGGCGCTGGAGGCGCAGCGAGAGCAGATGGAGCGCGCGAGTGCGACCGACAAGGTCGCCGATGCACTGCGGACGCGGATCACCGAGGGCGATCTGCGCCCGGGGGTGCGGTTGTCCGAGGAGCGCATCGGGCGAGCGCTCGGCGTCTCCCGCAACACGTTGCGCGAGGCCTTCCACCTCCTCGGTCACGAGGGTCTGGTCGTCCGTGAGTTCAACCGCGGGGTCTTCGTCCGGTCGCTCGATGTCGACGACGTGCGCGACCTCTACGCCTTCCGGCGGGTCCTCGAGACCGCGGCCGTCCGCCGGCTGGCCGAGCGGGGCGGCGACCTGACCGCCGTCCGTGCCGCCGTGGACGAAGGGGGGCGCGCCGCGGCCGACGAGGACTGGCGGGCGCTGGGCTCGGCCAACATGCACTTCCACGCCGAGCTCACCGCCCTGGCGGGGATCCGGCGACTCGACGAGGCGATGCGACAGGTCCTCGCGCAGATGCGCCTGGTTTTCGCGACGATGGACGACCCCCGCACCTTCCACCAGCCCTACCTCGCCCACAACCGTGTGCTCGTCGAGCTTCTCGACGCCGGCCGGTGGCCCGAGGCGGAGCAGTCCCTGCTCGACTACCTCGCGACGGCAGAGAGCCAGCTCCTGGCAGCCATGGCCGCCTGAGCGCCGGGTGCAGTTTGCCGGCGCGGAGGGTTGGGTACGTCCCCTTCGTCCCGACGACGAAGGAGCACCTGATGATCGAGGCAGAGATCGCCCGAAGAGCCGCGCAGCTGGCCAACGGCCCCAAAGGGGGATTCGCCGCCCAGCAGCAGCAGCTGCCCGGCGAGACCCGCGAGATGGACCCCCTTCCCGACCACGGTGAGGACAGCTGGGTCGGCGCCGAGCGCCTCAAGGGGATGCGCGCGCTCATCACCGGTGGCGACTCGGGCATCGGTCGGGCCGTCGCCATCGCCTTCGCGCGGGAGGGAGCAGACGTGGCGCTGGGCTACCTGCCGCAGGAGCAGGACGATGCCGAGGTGACGGCTGACTGGGTCCAGCAGGCGGGCCGCATCGCCATGCTCTGCCCGGCGGACATCACCGAGCGCACCGCGTGCGACGAGGTCGTCGACACAGCGGTCGACGGCCTGGGTGGGCTCGACGTCCTGGTCAACAACGCCGGGGTGCAGATGGCCCGTGACGAGGGCTTGGAGGACATCAGCGACGAGCGCATCGACCGAGTGATGCGGACCAACCTGCACGCCCTCTTCTGGCTGACGCGGGCGGCGCTGCCGCACCTCGGGCGAGGTTCGAGCATCATCAACGTCAGCTCGATCCAGGCCTTCGAGCCCTCGACGTCCTTGCTCGACTACGCGGCGACCAAGGCGGCGATCAACAACTTCACCGTCAACCTCGCTGCCGAGGTCGGGTCCCGGGGCATCAGG
Encoded proteins:
- a CDS encoding VWA domain-containing protein gives rise to the protein MASSRSRFRRYAGGDPLAPPVDIAEALDDIGERVMGGSSPERALQELLRRGTSDQIGLDELSRRIHEQRRELLQRHNLDGTLQQVRELLDRAVLEERGQLARDVQMDDTDRAFAEMRLDGLPSSTAAAVSELQDYSWQSSQARTDYEQIKDLLGREVLDQRFAGMKQALEGATDEDRAAVGEMLRDLNSLLEKHQRGEDTPQDFDDFMAEHGEFFPEGPQDIDELVDALAQRAAAAQRMLASMTPEQRQELMELSAQAFGSPDLMEALGRLDGNLQAMRPGEDWSGSERFGGDQGLGLGDGTGMLQDIASLDALAEQVSQTYGGARLDDIDLDALARLLGEDAAVEARALRELEQALRGSGALRRDSEGHLRLTPKAMRQLGKALLRDIAQRMSGRQGQRDLRQAGAAGERSGATRPWAFGDTEPWDIPRTVLNGVLRRAGAGADGGRLITTEDIEVAETEARTQAAVALLVDTSFSMAMDGRWVPMKRTALALHTLIRTRFRGDHLQLIAFGRHARVMEIEELTALDAFWDKGTNLHHGLLLAHRHFRKHPNAQPVLLVVTDGEPTAHLEPHGETFFDYPPHPLTIARTVRELDAVSRLGAQTTFFRLGEDPGLARFIESLARRADGRVVAPELDDLGAAVVGSYLGSRQPGRGDEGGGYGGWFGGRGFWFDQ
- a CDS encoding GntR family transcriptional regulator, translating into MADDWVAALEAQREQMERASATDKVADALRTRITEGDLRPGVRLSEERIGRALGVSRNTLREAFHLLGHEGLVVREFNRGVFVRSLDVDDVRDLYAFRRVLETAAVRRLAERGGDLTAVRAAVDEGGRAAADEDWRALGSANMHFHAELTALAGIRRLDEAMRQVLAQMRLVFATMDDPRTFHQPYLAHNRVLVELLDAGRWPEAEQSLLDYLATAESQLLAAMAA
- a CDS encoding SDR family oxidoreductase; its protein translation is MIEAEIARRAAQLANGPKGGFAAQQQQLPGETREMDPLPDHGEDSWVGAERLKGMRALITGGDSGIGRAVAIAFAREGADVALGYLPQEQDDAEVTADWVQQAGRIAMLCPADITERTACDEVVDTAVDGLGGLDVLVNNAGVQMARDEGLEDISDERIDRVMRTNLHALFWLTRAALPHLGRGSSIINVSSIQAFEPSTSLLDYAATKAAINNFTVNLAAEVGSRGIRVNAVAPGPIWTPLQPATQRREKIEAFGADTPLGRAGQPAEVAGAFVFLASPREASYVSGTVLGVTGGKPVF
- a CDS encoding allophanate hydrolase subunit 1, with protein sequence MRLMPAGDTALLVELGDLDEVLSLYAQLDEDLPEGVIDLVPAASTLLVTIDPRATDVERISRQVSGVTVGSHERATTGEVEIPVVYDGEDLAEVGRITGLGERGVIEAHTGSPWTVAFCGFAPGFGYMIGGDERLRVPRRDNPRTRVPAGSVAIAGEFASVYPRESPGGWQLIGRTTLKVWDIGREPPALLVPGTTVRYVEVSS
- a CDS encoding AAA family ATPase, which codes for MSTATAAPTISTVGELRAAGHEAKPLRIEIRDNLLARLRAGEDPWPGLHGYEDTVIPQVERALLAGHDIVLLGERGQGKTRLLRTIAGLLDEWTPVIEGSELAEHPFEPITHASRRRAEAEGDSLRISWMHRDERYVEKLATPDTSVADLIGDVDPMKVAEGRSLGDPETIHFGLIPRSHRGIVAINELPDLAERIQVAMLNVMEERDIQIRGYVLRLPLDVLVLASANPEDYTNRGRIITPLKDRFGAEIRTHYPQELEAEVAVTRQEAHLVAEVPDHLLEILARFTRNLRASSSVDQRSGVSARFTIAGAETVAASALHRAARQDEGEAVARIVDLEAAVEVLGGKIEFESGEEGREQEVLTHLLRTAVADTVRHLLRGIDLGPLVAAIEDGAEVATGEQVTARDVLDALPALGEAQVYEELFDRLGATSDGERAAAAELALEGLYLARKVGKDSAGGETVYGQ
- a CDS encoding biotin-dependent carboxyltransferase family protein; translated protein: MSTGAVTGTAARAGAGTRAIEVLATGPQTTVQDLGRVGLAGLGVGRSGAADPGSLRLANRLLGNREGAAALEVTFGGLEVRSVGGTWFAVTGATTPATVDGVPVGHAAVTWLPDGARLRLGAAAAGLRSYLAVRGGIDVEPVLRSRSTDTLAGLGPAVPSPGSLLPVGRAPFAVPLVDLAPVAAPTTGEVRLRVVPGPRDDWFEPTALDALLGGTYEVTSESDRVGMRLSGPRLERAREGELSSEGMVPGALQVPPTGQPTLFLADHPVTGGYPVIGVVIAADIGRAAQAQPGQRLRFELEGSVRRG
- a CDS encoding putative hydro-lyase; this translates as MEARARFRDGLSVPASGWSAGYTQANLIAVPREQAYDVLLFAQRNPKPCPVLDVTEPGEVACSIFDGDLRTDLPGYRVYEHGELVAEVTDVRDVWRDDLVAFLVGCSFTFEAALLEAGAPVRHIEVGSNVPMYSTNRQCRSAGQIGGPLVVSMRPMPADQVATAVRVTSRYPAVHGAPVHVGDPAALGIRDLGSPDFGDAVPVRAGEVPVFWACGVTPQAAIMQSRPPFAIGHAPGMMAITDARDSDYLVP
- a CDS encoding LamB/YcsF family protein, producing MMQIDLNADLGESFGRWTLGDDDAMLEVVSSANVACGFHAGDSSVLRHSCEEAAARGVAIGAQVGYRDLAGFGRRFIDIAPAELTDDVLYQIGALEAFARVAGTRVRYVKPHGALYNAIVHHEEQAAAVVAAVVQYDPTLPVLGLPGSAWLRLAGEAGLTTVGEAFADRAYTPEGTLVSRREAGAVLHEPDEIAQRCIRIATKGEVVAVDGSVVPAPAGSLCVHGDSPGAVEIARRVRAGLEDAGVRLTPFALGAA
- a CDS encoding NRAMP family divalent metal transporter, which translates into the protein MTQAPSPDTHDAGSVKPPGTAATATKGALLGAMFLMATSAIGPGFITQTTVFTAQLGAAFAFAIVISIIVDIAVQLNVWRVIGVSGLRAQDLANKVIPGFGYVLAGLVVFGGLVFNIGNIGGTGLGANAMLGVDAKIGGAISALVAIGIFVSKRAGVAMDRIVVVLGVLMIAMVAYAAVATEPPYGEALKQTVMPDKVEFLIITTLIGGTVGGYITYAGAHRIVDSGITGPERVAEISRGSITGILVTGVMRALLFLAILGVVVGGVNLVGVDNPPAVAFESALGKVGLHIFGVILWAASITSVIGASYTSVSFLTTFSETIKRHAQWVVVGFIIFSAAIYLSLGQTPATLLVLAGALNGLILPFGFGILIWVALMRRDLLGGYRYPKVLAYVGLVVWLLTIYLGYESFSGIVDLWEQ